From a region of the Sander lucioperca isolate FBNREF2018 chromosome 8, SLUC_FBN_1.2, whole genome shotgun sequence genome:
- the pou2f1b gene encoding POU domain, class 2, transcription factor 1b isoform X5 has product MIGFATMLENTGGARADAKVNNQSETTKCAMESGDGNTGIQINGFDFQRQMVPTTSTITNAHAQALLQQAAAHLNTQFLTSFLIQIPLSAQRLKAHSQNSAQSKSEDSSALPTSVQQSVLPQTQLMLAGGQIAGLTLTPAQQQMLIQQAQAQLLAAAVQHSANQQNNTTGASISASAATPITQLPLSQPIQIASQLQQQNLSLPQFVLVQPGHPIATQLQPAQFIISQTPHGQQGILQAQSLLTQLPQSQANLLPTQPCITLATQPATPTRTTAATPIQSLSHSQTPPKRLDTPTMEEPSDLEELEQFAKTFKQRRIKLGFTQGDVGLAMGKLYGNDFSQTTISRFEALNLSFKNMCKLKPLLEKWLNDAENLTSDQALSSPSALCSPGMGIEGINRRRKKRTSIETNIRVALEKSFLENQKPTSEEITMIADQLNMEKEVIRVWFCNRRQKEKRINPPSSCNSGGGGTPIKTIFTPSSPLVASTASLVSSPTINTPTTLTVNPVMPLTSTSVSGLSFTGTTVGGTNTASVISTAPMITMACSPSLSPSPTTIHSSTESKAQTIVTQAPTSIATTLGTGQLMVTPSGLSAALQGAQLPSGFAAMAAAAAGLNPGLMSSQFAPGGALLSLTSGGLGSPAFMSNNTLATIQGVYQSLASGGTIPITSLDGGNLLFANTSAGNTPNLVTTPLFLNPQNLSLLTSNPVSLVSAGAGGLQVTADAHHQTTKATVPVQASTITTASKAQ; this is encoded by the exons ATGATAGGTTTTGCAACCATGCTGGAAAACACAGGTGGGGCAAGAGCGG ATGCTAAAGTGAATAATCAGTCAGAAACTACTAAATGTGCAATGGAAAGTGGTGACGGGAACACCG GAATCCAAATCAATGGGTTTGACTTTCAGAGGCAGATGGTGCCAACCACCAGTACAATCACTAATGCACATGCACAAGCCCTCCTCCAACAG GCTGCAGCACATTTAAATACCCAATTTctcacttcctttttaattcAAATCCCTCTCTCTGCTCAAAGACTAAAGGCTCATTCTCAAAATTCTGCTCAG TCTAAGTCGGAAGACTCGAGTGCTCTTCCGACCTCCGTCCAGCAGAGCGTATTGCCTCAAACCCAGCTAATGTTGGCCGGGGGACAGATTGCAGGA TTGACCCTGACCCCAGCGCAGCAGCAGATGTTGATCCAGCAGGCCCAAGCTCAACTCCTGGCTGCAGCCGTGCAGCATTCAGCTAACCAGCAGAACAACACCACTGGGGCCAGCATCTCGGCCTCCGCAGCCACACCCATTACCCAGCTGCCCCTGTCACAGCCCATCCAGATCGCTTCT CAGCTACAGCAGCAGAATTTAAGTCTGCCTCAGTTTGTTCTGGTGCAGCCTGGCCACCCGATCGCCACACAACTGCAGCCCGCTCAGTTCATCATCTCACAGACACCGCATGGCCAACAGG GCATATTGCAAGCCCAGAGTCTTCTAACTCAACTACCTCAAAGCCAAGCTAACCTCCTGCCGACTCAACCATGCATCACCCTTGCAACTCAG CCTGCCACTCCAACCCGCACAACAGCAGCCACACCTATTCAGTCCCTGTCCCACAGTCAGACACCACCCAAACGGTTGGATACCCCCACTATGGAGGAGCCTAGCGATCTGGAGGAACTGGAACAATTTGCCAAGACCTTCAAACAGAGGCGTATCAAACTGGGCTTCACgcag GGCGATGTTGGCCTGGCCATGGGGAAGCTGTATGGAAACGACTTCAGCCAAACTACCATCTCTCGCTTTGAGGCCTTGAATCTGAGCTTTAAGAACATGTGCAAACTCAAGCCATTGCTGGAGAAGTGGCTCAACGATGCAG AGAACCTGACATCTGACCAGGCCCTGTCCAGCCCCAGTGCCCTGTGCTCCCCAGGCATGGGCATAGAGGGGATCAACCGCAGACGGAAGAAGAGGACCAGTATTGAGACCAACATCCGAGTGGCCTTAGAAAAAAGCTTTCTGGAG AACCAAAAACCTACCTCTGAAGAGATCACCATGATCGCTGACCAGCTCAACATGGAGAAGGAGGTGATTCGGGTCTGGTTCTGCAATCGCCGACAGAAAGAGAAGAGGATTAACCCCCCCAGCAGCTGCAACAGTGGAGGAGGCGGCACCCCCATCAAAACCATCTTTACCCCCAGTAGCCCTTTG GTGGCCAGCACAGCAAGCCTTGTGAGCAGTCCAACTATTAACACACCCACCACTCTGACTGTAAACCCAGTGATGCCTCTCACCAGCACCAGTGTCTCCGGTTTGTCTTTCACAG GCACGACAGTTGGAGGCACAAACACTGCGTccgtcatatccactgcacctaTGATTACTATGGCCTGCTCTCCATCTTTGAGCCCGTCGCCAACGACTATTCACTCTTCGACAGAAAGCAAGGCGCAAACCATCGTCACCCAGGCACCGACATCCATCGCCACCACTTTAGGGACGGGTCAGCTGATGGTGACGCCGTCAGGGCTGTCTGCGGCGCTGCAGGGGGCCCAGTTACCCAGCGGCTTTGCTgctatggctgctgctgctgctgggctcAACCCAGGACTGATGTCCTCCCAGTTTGCTCCGGG GGGGGCCCTGCTCAGTCTGACTTCTGGTGGCCTTGGTAGTCCTGCCTTCATGAGCAACAACACCTTGGCTACCATCCAAGGTGTGTATCAAT ctctggcATCGGGCGGCACGATCCCCATCACTTCTCTGGATGGCGGCAACCTGCTGTTCGCTAACACTTCTGCTGGTAACACGCCCAACCTGGTGACCACACCGCTCTTCCTGAACCCCCAGAACCTGTCGCTGCTCACCAGTAACCCCGTCAGCTTGGTGTCGGCCGGGGCGGGGGGGCTGCAGGTCACTGCTGATGCTCATCATCAAACAACCAAGGCTACTGTGCCTGTGCAAGCTTCGACCATTACCACTGCCTCCAAGGCTCAATGA
- the pou2f1b gene encoding POU domain, class 2, transcription factor 1b isoform X2 — protein MIGFATMLENTGGARADAKVNNQSETTKCAMESGDGNTGIQINGFDFQRQMVPTTSTITNAHAQALLQQAAAHLNTQFLTSFLIQIPLSAQRLKAHSQNSAQSKSEDSSALPTSVQQSVLPQTQLMLAGGQIAGLTLTPAQQQMLIQQAQAQLLAAAVQHSANQQNNTTGASISASAATPITQLPLSQPIQIASLQQQNLSLPQFVLVQPGHPIATQLQPAQFIISQTPHGQQGILQAQSLLTQLPQSQANLLPTQPCITLATQPATPTRTTAATPIQSLSHSQTPPKRLDTPTMEEPSDLEELEQFAKTFKQRRIKLGFTQGDVGLAMGKLYGNDFSQTTISRFEALNLSFKNMCKLKPLLEKWLNDAVCAENLTSDQALSSPSALCSPGMGIEGINRRRKKRTSIETNIRVALEKSFLEQNQKPTSEEITMIADQLNMEKEVIRVWFCNRRQKEKRINPPSSCNSGGGGTPIKTIFTPSSPLVASTASLVSSPTINTPTTLTVNPVMPLTSTSVSGLSFTGTTVGGTNTASVISTAPMITMACSPSLSPSPTTIHSSTESKAQTIVTQAPTSIATTLGTGQLMVTPSGLSAALQGAQLPSGFAAMAAAAAGLNPGLMSSQFAPGGALLSLTSGGLGSPAFMSNNTLATIQGVYQSLASGGTIPITSLDGGNLLFANTSAGNTPNLVTTPLFLNPQNLSLLTSNPVSLVSAGAGGLQVTADAHHQTTKATVPVQASTITTASKAQ, from the exons ATGATAGGTTTTGCAACCATGCTGGAAAACACAGGTGGGGCAAGAGCGG ATGCTAAAGTGAATAATCAGTCAGAAACTACTAAATGTGCAATGGAAAGTGGTGACGGGAACACCG GAATCCAAATCAATGGGTTTGACTTTCAGAGGCAGATGGTGCCAACCACCAGTACAATCACTAATGCACATGCACAAGCCCTCCTCCAACAG GCTGCAGCACATTTAAATACCCAATTTctcacttcctttttaattcAAATCCCTCTCTCTGCTCAAAGACTAAAGGCTCATTCTCAAAATTCTGCTCAG TCTAAGTCGGAAGACTCGAGTGCTCTTCCGACCTCCGTCCAGCAGAGCGTATTGCCTCAAACCCAGCTAATGTTGGCCGGGGGACAGATTGCAGGA TTGACCCTGACCCCAGCGCAGCAGCAGATGTTGATCCAGCAGGCCCAAGCTCAACTCCTGGCTGCAGCCGTGCAGCATTCAGCTAACCAGCAGAACAACACCACTGGGGCCAGCATCTCGGCCTCCGCAGCCACACCCATTACCCAGCTGCCCCTGTCACAGCCCATCCAGATCGCTTCT CTACAGCAGCAGAATTTAAGTCTGCCTCAGTTTGTTCTGGTGCAGCCTGGCCACCCGATCGCCACACAACTGCAGCCCGCTCAGTTCATCATCTCACAGACACCGCATGGCCAACAGG GCATATTGCAAGCCCAGAGTCTTCTAACTCAACTACCTCAAAGCCAAGCTAACCTCCTGCCGACTCAACCATGCATCACCCTTGCAACTCAG CCTGCCACTCCAACCCGCACAACAGCAGCCACACCTATTCAGTCCCTGTCCCACAGTCAGACACCACCCAAACGGTTGGATACCCCCACTATGGAGGAGCCTAGCGATCTGGAGGAACTGGAACAATTTGCCAAGACCTTCAAACAGAGGCGTATCAAACTGGGCTTCACgcag GGCGATGTTGGCCTGGCCATGGGGAAGCTGTATGGAAACGACTTCAGCCAAACTACCATCTCTCGCTTTGAGGCCTTGAATCTGAGCTTTAAGAACATGTGCAAACTCAAGCCATTGCTGGAGAAGTGGCTCAACGATGCAG TTTGTGCAGAGAACCTGACATCTGACCAGGCCCTGTCCAGCCCCAGTGCCCTGTGCTCCCCAGGCATGGGCATAGAGGGGATCAACCGCAGACGGAAGAAGAGGACCAGTATTGAGACCAACATCCGAGTGGCCTTAGAAAAAAGCTTTCTGGAG CAGAACCAAAAACCTACCTCTGAAGAGATCACCATGATCGCTGACCAGCTCAACATGGAGAAGGAGGTGATTCGGGTCTGGTTCTGCAATCGCCGACAGAAAGAGAAGAGGATTAACCCCCCCAGCAGCTGCAACAGTGGAGGAGGCGGCACCCCCATCAAAACCATCTTTACCCCCAGTAGCCCTTTG GTGGCCAGCACAGCAAGCCTTGTGAGCAGTCCAACTATTAACACACCCACCACTCTGACTGTAAACCCAGTGATGCCTCTCACCAGCACCAGTGTCTCCGGTTTGTCTTTCACAG GCACGACAGTTGGAGGCACAAACACTGCGTccgtcatatccactgcacctaTGATTACTATGGCCTGCTCTCCATCTTTGAGCCCGTCGCCAACGACTATTCACTCTTCGACAGAAAGCAAGGCGCAAACCATCGTCACCCAGGCACCGACATCCATCGCCACCACTTTAGGGACGGGTCAGCTGATGGTGACGCCGTCAGGGCTGTCTGCGGCGCTGCAGGGGGCCCAGTTACCCAGCGGCTTTGCTgctatggctgctgctgctgctgggctcAACCCAGGACTGATGTCCTCCCAGTTTGCTCCGGG GGGGGCCCTGCTCAGTCTGACTTCTGGTGGCCTTGGTAGTCCTGCCTTCATGAGCAACAACACCTTGGCTACCATCCAAGGTGTGTATCAAT ctctggcATCGGGCGGCACGATCCCCATCACTTCTCTGGATGGCGGCAACCTGCTGTTCGCTAACACTTCTGCTGGTAACACGCCCAACCTGGTGACCACACCGCTCTTCCTGAACCCCCAGAACCTGTCGCTGCTCACCAGTAACCCCGTCAGCTTGGTGTCGGCCGGGGCGGGGGGGCTGCAGGTCACTGCTGATGCTCATCATCAAACAACCAAGGCTACTGTGCCTGTGCAAGCTTCGACCATTACCACTGCCTCCAAGGCTCAATGA
- the pou2f1b gene encoding POU domain, class 2, transcription factor 1b isoform X12, which yields MIGFATMLENTGGARADAKVNNQSETTKCAMESGDGNTGIQINGFDFQRQMVPTTSTITNAHAQALLQQLTLTPAQQQMLIQQAQAQLLAAAVQHSANQQNNTTGASISASAATPITQLPLSQPIQIASQLQQQNLSLPQFVLVQPGHPIATQLQPAQFIISQTPHGQQGILQAQSLLTQLPQSQANLLPTQPCITLATQPATPTRTTAATPIQSLSHSQTPPKRLDTPTMEEPSDLEELEQFAKTFKQRRIKLGFTQGDVGLAMGKLYGNDFSQTTISRFEALNLSFKNMCKLKPLLEKWLNDAENLTSDQALSSPSALCSPGMGIEGINRRRKKRTSIETNIRVALEKSFLEQNQKPTSEEITMIADQLNMEKEVIRVWFCNRRQKEKRINPPSSCNSGGGGTPIKTIFTPSSPLVASTASLVSSPTINTPTTLTVNPVMPLTSTSVSGLSFTGTTVGGTNTASVISTAPMITMACSPSLSPSPTTIHSSTESKAQTIVTQAPTSIATTLGTGQLMVTPSGLSAALQGAQLPSGFAAMAAAAAGLNPGLMSSQFAPGGALLSLTSGGLGSPAFMSNNTLATIQGVYQSLASGGTIPITSLDGGNLLFANTSAGNTPNLVTTPLFLNPQNLSLLTSNPVSLVSAGAGGLQVTADAHHQTTKATVPVQASTITTASKAQ from the exons ATGATAGGTTTTGCAACCATGCTGGAAAACACAGGTGGGGCAAGAGCGG ATGCTAAAGTGAATAATCAGTCAGAAACTACTAAATGTGCAATGGAAAGTGGTGACGGGAACACCG GAATCCAAATCAATGGGTTTGACTTTCAGAGGCAGATGGTGCCAACCACCAGTACAATCACTAATGCACATGCACAAGCCCTCCTCCAACAG TTGACCCTGACCCCAGCGCAGCAGCAGATGTTGATCCAGCAGGCCCAAGCTCAACTCCTGGCTGCAGCCGTGCAGCATTCAGCTAACCAGCAGAACAACACCACTGGGGCCAGCATCTCGGCCTCCGCAGCCACACCCATTACCCAGCTGCCCCTGTCACAGCCCATCCAGATCGCTTCT CAGCTACAGCAGCAGAATTTAAGTCTGCCTCAGTTTGTTCTGGTGCAGCCTGGCCACCCGATCGCCACACAACTGCAGCCCGCTCAGTTCATCATCTCACAGACACCGCATGGCCAACAGG GCATATTGCAAGCCCAGAGTCTTCTAACTCAACTACCTCAAAGCCAAGCTAACCTCCTGCCGACTCAACCATGCATCACCCTTGCAACTCAG CCTGCCACTCCAACCCGCACAACAGCAGCCACACCTATTCAGTCCCTGTCCCACAGTCAGACACCACCCAAACGGTTGGATACCCCCACTATGGAGGAGCCTAGCGATCTGGAGGAACTGGAACAATTTGCCAAGACCTTCAAACAGAGGCGTATCAAACTGGGCTTCACgcag GGCGATGTTGGCCTGGCCATGGGGAAGCTGTATGGAAACGACTTCAGCCAAACTACCATCTCTCGCTTTGAGGCCTTGAATCTGAGCTTTAAGAACATGTGCAAACTCAAGCCATTGCTGGAGAAGTGGCTCAACGATGCAG AGAACCTGACATCTGACCAGGCCCTGTCCAGCCCCAGTGCCCTGTGCTCCCCAGGCATGGGCATAGAGGGGATCAACCGCAGACGGAAGAAGAGGACCAGTATTGAGACCAACATCCGAGTGGCCTTAGAAAAAAGCTTTCTGGAG CAGAACCAAAAACCTACCTCTGAAGAGATCACCATGATCGCTGACCAGCTCAACATGGAGAAGGAGGTGATTCGGGTCTGGTTCTGCAATCGCCGACAGAAAGAGAAGAGGATTAACCCCCCCAGCAGCTGCAACAGTGGAGGAGGCGGCACCCCCATCAAAACCATCTTTACCCCCAGTAGCCCTTTG GTGGCCAGCACAGCAAGCCTTGTGAGCAGTCCAACTATTAACACACCCACCACTCTGACTGTAAACCCAGTGATGCCTCTCACCAGCACCAGTGTCTCCGGTTTGTCTTTCACAG GCACGACAGTTGGAGGCACAAACACTGCGTccgtcatatccactgcacctaTGATTACTATGGCCTGCTCTCCATCTTTGAGCCCGTCGCCAACGACTATTCACTCTTCGACAGAAAGCAAGGCGCAAACCATCGTCACCCAGGCACCGACATCCATCGCCACCACTTTAGGGACGGGTCAGCTGATGGTGACGCCGTCAGGGCTGTCTGCGGCGCTGCAGGGGGCCCAGTTACCCAGCGGCTTTGCTgctatggctgctgctgctgctgggctcAACCCAGGACTGATGTCCTCCCAGTTTGCTCCGGG GGGGGCCCTGCTCAGTCTGACTTCTGGTGGCCTTGGTAGTCCTGCCTTCATGAGCAACAACACCTTGGCTACCATCCAAGGTGTGTATCAAT ctctggcATCGGGCGGCACGATCCCCATCACTTCTCTGGATGGCGGCAACCTGCTGTTCGCTAACACTTCTGCTGGTAACACGCCCAACCTGGTGACCACACCGCTCTTCCTGAACCCCCAGAACCTGTCGCTGCTCACCAGTAACCCCGTCAGCTTGGTGTCGGCCGGGGCGGGGGGGCTGCAGGTCACTGCTGATGCTCATCATCAAACAACCAAGGCTACTGTGCCTGTGCAAGCTTCGACCATTACCACTGCCTCCAAGGCTCAATGA
- the pou2f1b gene encoding POU domain, class 2, transcription factor 1b isoform X10, translated as MIGFATMLENTGGARADAKVNNQSETTKCAMESGDGNTGIQINGFDFQRQMVPTTSTITNAHAQALLQQLTLTPAQQQMLIQQAQAQLLAAAVQHSANQQNNTTGASISASAATPITQLPLSQPIQIASQLQQQNLSLPQFVLVQPGHPIATQLQPAQFIISQTPHGQQGILQAQSLLTQLPQSQANLLPTQPCITLATQPATPTRTTAATPIQSLSHSQTPPKRLDTPTMEEPSDLEELEQFAKTFKQRRIKLGFTQGDVGLAMGKLYGNDFSQTTISRFEALNLSFKNMCKLKPLLEKWLNDAVCAENLTSDQALSSPSALCSPGMGIEGINRRRKKRTSIETNIRVALEKSFLEQNQKPTSEEITMIADQLNMEKEVIRVWFCNRRQKEKRINPPSSCNSGGGGTPIKTIFTPSSPLVASTASLVSSPTINTPTTLTVNPVMPLTSTSVSGLSFTGTTVGGTNTASVISTAPMITMACSPSLSPSPTTIHSSTESKAQTIVTQAPTSIATTLGTGQLMVTPSGLSAALQGAQLPSGFAAMAAAAAGLNPGLMSSQFAPGGALLSLTSGGLGSPAFMSNNTLATIQGVYQSLASGGTIPITSLDGGNLLFANTSAGNTPNLVTTPLFLNPQNLSLLTSNPVSLVSAGAGGLQVTADAHHQTTKATVPVQASTITTASKAQ; from the exons ATGATAGGTTTTGCAACCATGCTGGAAAACACAGGTGGGGCAAGAGCGG ATGCTAAAGTGAATAATCAGTCAGAAACTACTAAATGTGCAATGGAAAGTGGTGACGGGAACACCG GAATCCAAATCAATGGGTTTGACTTTCAGAGGCAGATGGTGCCAACCACCAGTACAATCACTAATGCACATGCACAAGCCCTCCTCCAACAG TTGACCCTGACCCCAGCGCAGCAGCAGATGTTGATCCAGCAGGCCCAAGCTCAACTCCTGGCTGCAGCCGTGCAGCATTCAGCTAACCAGCAGAACAACACCACTGGGGCCAGCATCTCGGCCTCCGCAGCCACACCCATTACCCAGCTGCCCCTGTCACAGCCCATCCAGATCGCTTCT CAGCTACAGCAGCAGAATTTAAGTCTGCCTCAGTTTGTTCTGGTGCAGCCTGGCCACCCGATCGCCACACAACTGCAGCCCGCTCAGTTCATCATCTCACAGACACCGCATGGCCAACAGG GCATATTGCAAGCCCAGAGTCTTCTAACTCAACTACCTCAAAGCCAAGCTAACCTCCTGCCGACTCAACCATGCATCACCCTTGCAACTCAG CCTGCCACTCCAACCCGCACAACAGCAGCCACACCTATTCAGTCCCTGTCCCACAGTCAGACACCACCCAAACGGTTGGATACCCCCACTATGGAGGAGCCTAGCGATCTGGAGGAACTGGAACAATTTGCCAAGACCTTCAAACAGAGGCGTATCAAACTGGGCTTCACgcag GGCGATGTTGGCCTGGCCATGGGGAAGCTGTATGGAAACGACTTCAGCCAAACTACCATCTCTCGCTTTGAGGCCTTGAATCTGAGCTTTAAGAACATGTGCAAACTCAAGCCATTGCTGGAGAAGTGGCTCAACGATGCAG TTTGTGCAGAGAACCTGACATCTGACCAGGCCCTGTCCAGCCCCAGTGCCCTGTGCTCCCCAGGCATGGGCATAGAGGGGATCAACCGCAGACGGAAGAAGAGGACCAGTATTGAGACCAACATCCGAGTGGCCTTAGAAAAAAGCTTTCTGGAG CAGAACCAAAAACCTACCTCTGAAGAGATCACCATGATCGCTGACCAGCTCAACATGGAGAAGGAGGTGATTCGGGTCTGGTTCTGCAATCGCCGACAGAAAGAGAAGAGGATTAACCCCCCCAGCAGCTGCAACAGTGGAGGAGGCGGCACCCCCATCAAAACCATCTTTACCCCCAGTAGCCCTTTG GTGGCCAGCACAGCAAGCCTTGTGAGCAGTCCAACTATTAACACACCCACCACTCTGACTGTAAACCCAGTGATGCCTCTCACCAGCACCAGTGTCTCCGGTTTGTCTTTCACAG GCACGACAGTTGGAGGCACAAACACTGCGTccgtcatatccactgcacctaTGATTACTATGGCCTGCTCTCCATCTTTGAGCCCGTCGCCAACGACTATTCACTCTTCGACAGAAAGCAAGGCGCAAACCATCGTCACCCAGGCACCGACATCCATCGCCACCACTTTAGGGACGGGTCAGCTGATGGTGACGCCGTCAGGGCTGTCTGCGGCGCTGCAGGGGGCCCAGTTACCCAGCGGCTTTGCTgctatggctgctgctgctgctgggctcAACCCAGGACTGATGTCCTCCCAGTTTGCTCCGGG GGGGGCCCTGCTCAGTCTGACTTCTGGTGGCCTTGGTAGTCCTGCCTTCATGAGCAACAACACCTTGGCTACCATCCAAGGTGTGTATCAAT ctctggcATCGGGCGGCACGATCCCCATCACTTCTCTGGATGGCGGCAACCTGCTGTTCGCTAACACTTCTGCTGGTAACACGCCCAACCTGGTGACCACACCGCTCTTCCTGAACCCCCAGAACCTGTCGCTGCTCACCAGTAACCCCGTCAGCTTGGTGTCGGCCGGGGCGGGGGGGCTGCAGGTCACTGCTGATGCTCATCATCAAACAACCAAGGCTACTGTGCCTGTGCAAGCTTCGACCATTACCACTGCCTCCAAGGCTCAATGA
- the pou2f1b gene encoding POU domain, class 2, transcription factor 1b isoform X3 — MIGFATMLENTGGARADAKVNNQSETTKCAMESGDGNTGIQINGFDFQRQMVPTTSTITNAHAQALLQQAAAHLNTQFLTSFLIQIPLSAQRLKAHSQNSAQSKSEDSSALPTSVQQSVLPQTQLMLAGGQIAGLTLTPAQQQMLIQQAQAQLLAAAVQHSANQQNNTTGASISASAATPITQLPLSQPIQIASQLQQQNLSLPQFVLVQPGHPIATQLQPAQFIISQTPHGQQGILQAQSLLTQLPQSQANLLPTQPCITLATQPATPTRTTAATPIQSLSHSQTPPKRLDTPTMEEPSDLEELEQFAKTFKQRRIKLGFTQGDVGLAMGKLYGNDFSQTTISRFEALNLSFKNMCKLKPLLEKWLNDAVCAENLTSDQALSSPSALCSPGMGIEGINRRRKKRTSIETNIRVALEKSFLENQKPTSEEITMIADQLNMEKEVIRVWFCNRRQKEKRINPPSSCNSGGGGTPIKTIFTPSSPLVASTASLVSSPTINTPTTLTVNPVMPLTSTSVSGLSFTGTTVGGTNTASVISTAPMITMACSPSLSPSPTTIHSSTESKAQTIVTQAPTSIATTLGTGQLMVTPSGLSAALQGAQLPSGFAAMAAAAAGLNPGLMSSQFAPGGALLSLTSGGLGSPAFMSNNTLATIQGVYQSLASGGTIPITSLDGGNLLFANTSAGNTPNLVTTPLFLNPQNLSLLTSNPVSLVSAGAGGLQVTADAHHQTTKATVPVQASTITTASKAQ, encoded by the exons ATGATAGGTTTTGCAACCATGCTGGAAAACACAGGTGGGGCAAGAGCGG ATGCTAAAGTGAATAATCAGTCAGAAACTACTAAATGTGCAATGGAAAGTGGTGACGGGAACACCG GAATCCAAATCAATGGGTTTGACTTTCAGAGGCAGATGGTGCCAACCACCAGTACAATCACTAATGCACATGCACAAGCCCTCCTCCAACAG GCTGCAGCACATTTAAATACCCAATTTctcacttcctttttaattcAAATCCCTCTCTCTGCTCAAAGACTAAAGGCTCATTCTCAAAATTCTGCTCAG TCTAAGTCGGAAGACTCGAGTGCTCTTCCGACCTCCGTCCAGCAGAGCGTATTGCCTCAAACCCAGCTAATGTTGGCCGGGGGACAGATTGCAGGA TTGACCCTGACCCCAGCGCAGCAGCAGATGTTGATCCAGCAGGCCCAAGCTCAACTCCTGGCTGCAGCCGTGCAGCATTCAGCTAACCAGCAGAACAACACCACTGGGGCCAGCATCTCGGCCTCCGCAGCCACACCCATTACCCAGCTGCCCCTGTCACAGCCCATCCAGATCGCTTCT CAGCTACAGCAGCAGAATTTAAGTCTGCCTCAGTTTGTTCTGGTGCAGCCTGGCCACCCGATCGCCACACAACTGCAGCCCGCTCAGTTCATCATCTCACAGACACCGCATGGCCAACAGG GCATATTGCAAGCCCAGAGTCTTCTAACTCAACTACCTCAAAGCCAAGCTAACCTCCTGCCGACTCAACCATGCATCACCCTTGCAACTCAG CCTGCCACTCCAACCCGCACAACAGCAGCCACACCTATTCAGTCCCTGTCCCACAGTCAGACACCACCCAAACGGTTGGATACCCCCACTATGGAGGAGCCTAGCGATCTGGAGGAACTGGAACAATTTGCCAAGACCTTCAAACAGAGGCGTATCAAACTGGGCTTCACgcag GGCGATGTTGGCCTGGCCATGGGGAAGCTGTATGGAAACGACTTCAGCCAAACTACCATCTCTCGCTTTGAGGCCTTGAATCTGAGCTTTAAGAACATGTGCAAACTCAAGCCATTGCTGGAGAAGTGGCTCAACGATGCAG TTTGTGCAGAGAACCTGACATCTGACCAGGCCCTGTCCAGCCCCAGTGCCCTGTGCTCCCCAGGCATGGGCATAGAGGGGATCAACCGCAGACGGAAGAAGAGGACCAGTATTGAGACCAACATCCGAGTGGCCTTAGAAAAAAGCTTTCTGGAG AACCAAAAACCTACCTCTGAAGAGATCACCATGATCGCTGACCAGCTCAACATGGAGAAGGAGGTGATTCGGGTCTGGTTCTGCAATCGCCGACAGAAAGAGAAGAGGATTAACCCCCCCAGCAGCTGCAACAGTGGAGGAGGCGGCACCCCCATCAAAACCATCTTTACCCCCAGTAGCCCTTTG GTGGCCAGCACAGCAAGCCTTGTGAGCAGTCCAACTATTAACACACCCACCACTCTGACTGTAAACCCAGTGATGCCTCTCACCAGCACCAGTGTCTCCGGTTTGTCTTTCACAG GCACGACAGTTGGAGGCACAAACACTGCGTccgtcatatccactgcacctaTGATTACTATGGCCTGCTCTCCATCTTTGAGCCCGTCGCCAACGACTATTCACTCTTCGACAGAAAGCAAGGCGCAAACCATCGTCACCCAGGCACCGACATCCATCGCCACCACTTTAGGGACGGGTCAGCTGATGGTGACGCCGTCAGGGCTGTCTGCGGCGCTGCAGGGGGCCCAGTTACCCAGCGGCTTTGCTgctatggctgctgctgctgctgggctcAACCCAGGACTGATGTCCTCCCAGTTTGCTCCGGG GGGGGCCCTGCTCAGTCTGACTTCTGGTGGCCTTGGTAGTCCTGCCTTCATGAGCAACAACACCTTGGCTACCATCCAAGGTGTGTATCAAT ctctggcATCGGGCGGCACGATCCCCATCACTTCTCTGGATGGCGGCAACCTGCTGTTCGCTAACACTTCTGCTGGTAACACGCCCAACCTGGTGACCACACCGCTCTTCCTGAACCCCCAGAACCTGTCGCTGCTCACCAGTAACCCCGTCAGCTTGGTGTCGGCCGGGGCGGGGGGGCTGCAGGTCACTGCTGATGCTCATCATCAAACAACCAAGGCTACTGTGCCTGTGCAAGCTTCGACCATTACCACTGCCTCCAAGGCTCAATGA